The following proteins come from a genomic window of Bartonella apihabitans:
- the rsfS gene encoding ribosome silencing factor, translated as MIVANNLQRVLSSLDDSKAEDVVTIDLRGRSPLADYMVIASGGSQRHVSALADHLLYAMKDCNKGQTRVEGLSECDWVLIDLGDIIVHLFRPETREFYNLEKMWDTSDVGDRIHLRVGEN; from the coding sequence TTGATTGTCGCGAACAATTTACAGCGTGTTCTTTCGAGCCTTGATGATTCAAAGGCGGAAGATGTTGTTACTATTGATCTTCGTGGTCGTTCCCCGTTAGCCGATTATATGGTGATTGCTTCGGGCGGTTCGCAGCGTCATGTTTCGGCATTGGCTGACCATCTTCTCTATGCCATGAAAGATTGTAATAAAGGTCAAACCAGAGTGGAAGGTTTGAGCGAGTGTGATTGGGTGCTGATTGATCTCGGCGATATTATTGTGCACCTTTTCCGGCCGGAAACACGGGAATTCTATAATCTCGAAAAGATGTGGGACACGTCCGATGTAGGTGACCGGATTCATTTGCGAGTCGGAGAAAATTGA
- a CDS encoding RNA pyrophosphohydrolase, which produces MDKQKNKTDLPYRKCVGIALFNKDNQVWAGRRITNRLSELEGASKIWQMPQGGIDKGELPIEAAKRELYEETGVRSIELIAETEGWLTYDLPKELVGIALKGKYRGQTQKWFAFRFTGDDKEIAINPPPANNTAEFDQWKWVDLEALPMMVVPFKQAVYEKVVAEFRHIIA; this is translated from the coding sequence ATGGATAAACAAAAAAACAAGACAGATTTGCCTTACCGTAAGTGCGTTGGAATTGCCTTGTTTAACAAAGACAATCAGGTATGGGCCGGACGGCGAATTACTAACCGTTTAAGCGAGCTCGAAGGTGCTTCCAAAATATGGCAAATGCCCCAAGGGGGAATTGACAAGGGTGAACTCCCGATTGAAGCGGCAAAACGTGAACTTTATGAAGAAACAGGCGTCCGTTCGATAGAATTGATTGCGGAGACTGAAGGGTGGCTGACATATGATTTGCCTAAGGAGCTTGTCGGCATTGCGTTGAAGGGGAAATATCGCGGGCAAACACAAAAATGGTTTGCATTCCGCTTTACCGGTGATGACAAGGAAATTGCGATCAATCCGCCTCCGGCAAACAATACAGCAGAGTTCGATCAGTGGAAGTGGGTGGATCTGGAAGCTCTTCCGATGATGGTTGTGCCGTTTAAACAAGCCGTTTACGAAAAAGTTGTTGCCGAGTTCCGGCATATCATTGCTTGA
- a CDS encoding murein hydrolase activator EnvC, with the protein MIKCIIMRVGKILSSLSRGGVVACLILFWPYWSFADENANKEAANKALNDIRATMTLSRQKMAQLASQVDSLKKDQRTLTSEIVKAAKSERETSEKIAESEDKLTRLYDEKSKVKQDLDSRRGEFSEVLAALERMGLNPPPAILVEPDDALKSVRSAALLGTLVPEMREKTLSLSASLKDMTAVENSIKAQHDELKNQVQLQAEQQKRLSLLVEEKAKLQKTSENELATQRKNVLELSEKAKSLEDLLTELERQSRQDKTDNNFKIEDTELTRNLDFEGKKGSLVLPAAGKIVQKFGDNNGAVIGDTVETQPGAIITAPADGVVAYAGSFRSYGELVILDTGQNYHILLAGMNKVNVVQGQFLLSGEPLGTMGNQQIASAASLDIGKTTPMLYIEFRKLGKPVNPAPWWMAGKSGRNQNDS; encoded by the coding sequence ATGATAAAATGCATTATCATGCGTGTTGGTAAGATTTTATCCTCTTTAAGTCGGGGAGGTGTCGTTGCATGCTTGATATTGTTTTGGCCATATTGGTCTTTTGCCGATGAAAATGCGAATAAGGAAGCTGCCAATAAAGCATTGAATGACATTCGCGCGACCATGACGCTGTCACGCCAGAAAATGGCGCAATTGGCCAGTCAGGTTGATAGTCTTAAAAAAGATCAGCGAACCTTGACATCCGAGATTGTCAAAGCAGCCAAAAGCGAGCGTGAAACTTCCGAAAAAATAGCTGAGAGTGAAGACAAATTAACAAGACTTTATGATGAAAAGTCGAAAGTCAAACAGGATCTTGACAGTCGCAGAGGAGAATTTTCTGAAGTTCTGGCTGCTCTTGAACGCATGGGCTTAAATCCTCCGCCGGCTATTCTGGTTGAACCGGATGATGCTCTGAAATCTGTGCGTAGTGCTGCACTCTTGGGAACGCTTGTTCCGGAAATGCGCGAAAAAACATTGTCCTTGTCGGCCAGTCTCAAGGATATGACAGCCGTTGAAAACTCTATCAAAGCACAACATGACGAGTTGAAAAATCAGGTTCAATTACAGGCAGAGCAACAAAAACGTTTAAGTTTGCTCGTTGAAGAAAAAGCAAAATTGCAAAAAACGTCGGAAAATGAACTGGCAACACAGCGTAAAAATGTTCTCGAGCTTTCCGAAAAAGCCAAATCGCTTGAAGATCTGTTAACCGAGCTCGAGCGTCAATCACGTCAGGACAAAACGGACAATAATTTCAAAATTGAAGATACCGAATTGACACGCAACCTCGATTTCGAAGGGAAAAAGGGAAGTCTTGTTCTGCCTGCAGCCGGAAAAATTGTTCAGAAATTCGGGGACAACAACGGGGCGGTCATCGGGGATACTGTTGAAACGCAACCGGGTGCTATTATAACTGCACCTGCCGATGGTGTGGTTGCTTATGCCGGATCTTTTCGTTCCTATGGAGAATTGGTTATTCTTGATACGGGACAAAATTATCATATATTGCTTGCGGGCATGAACAAGGTTAATGTTGTGCAAGGACAATTTTTGCTTTCAGGTGAACCGCTTGGCACGATGGGTAATCAACAAATTGCTAGCGCGGCGTCTTTGGATATAGGCAAAACTACTCCGATGCTTTACATTGAGTTCAGAAAACTAGGTAAACCTGTAAATCCGGCACCATGGTGGATGGCTGGTAAGTCGGGAAGGAACCAGAATGATTCGTAA
- a CDS encoding glutamate-5-semialdehyde dehydrogenase: protein MAGLHDNLLKMGKDARSASRTLALSPSKQKTQALEAIAKNIRDHQADILAANAKDIEKAKKNGMSAALVDRLLLDEKRISSIADAVHIIAGLPDPVGEIMSEWKRPNGLEIQRVRTPLGVIGVIYESRPNVTADAGALCLKAGNAVILRGGSDSFLSSKAIHEAMVEGLKSAGLPEQSIQFVNTVDRDAVGELLTGLNGNIDVIVPRGGKSLVARVQKEARVPVFSHLEGLCHIYVDKSANLDMAKKIIINAKLRRTGICGAVETILVDKAIADKIVPVIIALQQAGCEIRASEDLVDKIPGAKLATEADWSTEYLDAIVSIKTVNGVEGAIDHINRYSSHHTESIIAEDKKAVDLFFRSLDSAILMHNASTQFADGGEFGFGGEIGIATGKMHARGPIGVEQLTTFQYHVNGNGQIRP from the coding sequence ATGGCTGGTTTGCACGACAATCTTTTGAAAATGGGAAAAGATGCCCGCTCGGCTTCCCGGACATTGGCGCTTAGCCCCTCAAAGCAGAAGACGCAAGCACTTGAAGCGATCGCCAAAAATATTCGCGACCATCAAGCTGATATATTGGCGGCCAATGCCAAAGATATAGAGAAAGCCAAAAAAAATGGCATGAGTGCTGCTCTTGTCGACCGGCTTTTGCTTGATGAAAAACGTATTTCTTCGATAGCCGATGCGGTTCATATCATTGCCGGTCTTCCTGACCCCGTCGGCGAAATTATGAGTGAATGGAAACGCCCGAACGGGTTGGAAATCCAGCGTGTTCGCACACCACTTGGCGTTATAGGTGTCATTTATGAAAGCCGGCCTAATGTGACTGCCGATGCAGGCGCCTTATGTCTGAAAGCGGGTAACGCTGTTATTCTTCGCGGTGGTTCCGATAGTTTCCTGTCGTCCAAAGCTATTCATGAAGCAATGGTTGAGGGCTTGAAGTCTGCCGGTTTGCCGGAACAATCTATCCAGTTTGTCAACACAGTCGATCGTGATGCAGTGGGAGAATTGCTCACCGGCCTTAATGGAAATATCGACGTTATTGTTCCAAGAGGGGGAAAAAGCCTTGTTGCGCGTGTACAAAAGGAAGCACGTGTTCCGGTATTCTCCCACCTTGAAGGTTTGTGCCATATCTATGTTGATAAATCTGCCAATCTCGACATGGCAAAAAAGATAATTATCAATGCCAAATTGCGGCGCACAGGGATATGTGGTGCGGTGGAAACTATTCTTGTTGACAAAGCGATTGCCGACAAGATCGTTCCGGTTATTATTGCACTTCAACAGGCGGGTTGCGAAATTCGCGCGAGTGAAGATCTCGTCGATAAAATTCCGGGTGCCAAGCTTGCTACCGAAGCCGACTGGTCGACCGAATATCTTGACGCCATTGTATCGATAAAGACGGTCAATGGTGTAGAGGGTGCAATCGATCACATCAACCGCTATTCTTCCCACCATACAGAGTCAATTATTGCCGAAGATAAAAAGGCAGTTGACCTGTTTTTCAGAAGTCTCGATTCAGCTATTCTGATGCACAATGCGTCTACCCAATTTGCCGATGGCGGCGAATTCGGTTTTGGAGGTGAAATCGGCATTGCAACGGGCAAAATGCATGCGCGTGGCCCGATCGGTGTCGAACAATTGACGACATTCCAATATCATGTCAACGGTAACGGGCAGATACGTCCTTGA
- a CDS encoding S41 family peptidase: protein MIRKLTVLAAGALLGASSMIMMQSFAANNDGDTYKQLAIFGDVFERVRAQYVTVPDDKKLIENAINGMLTSLDPHSSYMNAEEAKDMRVSTKGEFGGLGIEVTMENDLIKVVSPMEDTPASKAGVLAGDLISKIDGEQVRGQTLNDAVSKMRGEVGKPIKLTIIRNGVDKPLEITVIRDIIKVKAVKYRVEGDVGYLRLIQFTEQTYDDLQAAIKDIQSKIPSDKLKGYVLDLRLNPGGLLDQAVSVSDAFLDKGEIVSTRGRDQAEVMRFDAKPGDISNGKPLIVLINGGSASASEIVAGALQDHRRATVLGTQSFGKGSVQTIIPLGDNGALRLTTALYYTPSGASIQGKGITPDIKVDQPLPDEYKGYDVNLGESELKGHIKGNQEDDKGSGSAAFVPKDQKDDIQLNEAYKLLRGEMANAAFPPNPQKGVPN, encoded by the coding sequence ATGATTCGTAAATTGACTGTTTTAGCTGCCGGTGCATTGCTGGGCGCAAGTTCGATGATTATGATGCAATCCTTTGCAGCTAATAATGACGGTGACACCTATAAACAGCTAGCCATTTTTGGTGACGTCTTCGAGCGTGTGCGGGCGCAATATGTGACAGTGCCGGATGACAAAAAGCTCATTGAAAATGCGATCAATGGTATGTTGACCTCGCTTGATCCGCATTCGTCCTATATGAATGCCGAAGAAGCAAAAGACATGCGGGTTTCCACCAAGGGCGAGTTTGGCGGCTTGGGCATTGAAGTGACAATGGAAAATGACCTTATCAAGGTTGTTTCGCCAATGGAGGATACACCCGCCTCTAAAGCCGGAGTTCTCGCTGGTGATCTTATATCCAAAATAGATGGCGAGCAGGTGCGCGGGCAAACTCTGAATGATGCTGTCAGCAAAATGCGTGGCGAAGTCGGCAAACCGATCAAATTGACAATTATCCGTAATGGTGTCGATAAACCGCTCGAAATTACTGTCATCCGCGATATTATCAAGGTCAAGGCGGTCAAATATCGGGTTGAAGGTGATGTCGGTTATTTACGTCTCATCCAGTTTACCGAACAAACCTATGATGACCTTCAGGCAGCCATTAAAGACATCCAGTCGAAAATTCCGTCAGACAAGCTCAAAGGATATGTTCTTGATCTGCGGTTGAATCCGGGCGGATTGCTGGATCAGGCTGTCAGTGTATCCGACGCATTCCTTGATAAAGGTGAAATTGTTTCAACGCGTGGGCGCGATCAGGCAGAAGTCATGCGTTTTGACGCAAAGCCGGGCGATATTTCTAATGGCAAGCCGTTGATTGTTCTGATTAATGGTGGCTCGGCCAGTGCTTCCGAAATTGTCGCTGGTGCTTTGCAGGATCATCGTCGTGCGACAGTTCTCGGTACACAGTCATTCGGAAAAGGTTCGGTACAAACAATTATTCCGCTTGGTGATAACGGTGCTTTACGTCTGACAACGGCGCTTTATTACACACCGTCGGGCGCTTCAATTCAGGGTAAAGGGATAACGCCGGATATCAAGGTCGACCAGCCATTGCCTGATGAATATAAGGGCTATGACGTCAATTTGGGTGAATCCGAATTGAAGGGGCACATAAAGGGTAATCAGGAAGATGATAAGGGTTCGGGTTCTGCAGCCTTTGTCCCGAAAGACCAGAAAGATGATATTCAACTGAATGAAGCCTATAAATTGCTTCGTGGTGAAATGGCCAATGCTGCTTTTCCGCCAAATCCGCAAAAAGGCGTTCCGAATTGA
- the obgE gene encoding GTPase ObgE, whose protein sequence is MKFLDQAKVYIRSGDGGAGAVSFRHEKFLEFGGPDGGDGGRGGDVWAVAVDGLNTLIDYRYQQHFKAKTGMHGMGRNMTGAKGADVILKVPVGTQIFEEDNETLICDLTEVGQKFCLAKGGNGGFGNLHFTTSTNRAPRRANPGLEGVERTIWLRLKLIADCGLVGLPNAGKSTFLASVTAAKPKIADYPFTTLHPHLGVVRIDGREFVLADIPGLIEGAHEGVGIGDRFLGHVERCQVLLHLVSAQEEDVSKAYQIIRDELEAYGHGLSEKPEVVALSQIDILDEETKLQKQKQLEQISGKKIHLLSAVTHAGIEETLRSIARIIEESRKEQVVNEAGE, encoded by the coding sequence ATGAAATTTCTCGATCAGGCGAAAGTCTATATCCGCTCCGGAGATGGCGGAGCAGGTGCAGTTTCCTTCCGGCACGAGAAGTTTCTCGAATTTGGCGGGCCTGATGGCGGTGATGGCGGTCGGGGTGGCGATGTCTGGGCCGTTGCGGTCGATGGTCTCAATACATTGATCGATTATCGCTACCAGCAACATTTCAAGGCAAAAACCGGTATGCATGGTATGGGGCGCAATATGACAGGTGCCAAAGGCGCCGATGTTATCTTGAAAGTACCGGTAGGCACGCAAATTTTTGAAGAAGATAACGAAACGCTTATCTGTGACTTGACAGAGGTCGGGCAAAAATTCTGTTTGGCAAAGGGCGGAAATGGTGGTTTTGGCAATCTGCATTTTACCACGTCGACCAATCGCGCCCCCCGTCGCGCCAATCCAGGACTTGAAGGTGTCGAACGGACGATATGGTTGCGTTTGAAATTGATTGCCGATTGTGGGCTTGTCGGCCTTCCCAATGCCGGAAAATCCACTTTTCTTGCGTCTGTCACAGCCGCAAAACCGAAAATTGCCGATTATCCATTTACCACATTGCATCCCCATCTTGGCGTGGTGCGTATCGACGGGCGTGAATTCGTACTTGCCGACATTCCCGGCCTTATAGAAGGTGCCCATGAGGGCGTTGGCATTGGCGACAGGTTTTTGGGGCATGTCGAGCGCTGTCAGGTTCTGCTTCATCTTGTGTCTGCGCAGGAAGAAGATGTCTCCAAAGCTTATCAGATTATCCGTGACGAATTGGAAGCCTATGGTCACGGGCTTTCCGAAAAGCCGGAAGTTGTTGCTTTGAGCCAGATTGATATTCTTGATGAAGAAACAAAACTTCAGAAACAAAAACAACTCGAACAAATTTCAGGGAAAAAAATCCATCTATTGTCCGCAGTGACACATGCAGGAATAGAGGAAACTTTGCGTTCCATTGCCCGAATTATCGAAGAAAGTCGCAAAGAGCAGGTGGTGAACGAAGCCGGAGAATAG
- the proB gene encoding glutamate 5-kinase has product MVQELKKLDQYKRIVVKIGSALLVDRKHGLKVEWLESLINDVAALEKKGVEILLVSSGAIALGRTLLKLPSGSLKLEQSQACAAIGQIELAKAYGAQLLKHGLMTGQILLTLVDTEERRHYLNARATINTLLHFGAVPVVNENDTVATGEIRYGDNDRLAARVATMMGADLLILLSDIDGLYSAPPHLDDHSQFIPYIRSINPAIEKMAGVAASELSRGGMKTKLEAGKIANQSGTAMIITSGKRLHPLAAIDQGERASFFAASEKPVSAWKTWISGQLDPSGTLTIDDGAVHALKRGKSLLAAGVVAIEGDFHHGDTVAIVDKDNLEIARGLVSYDRDEADRIIGLKNSEIEAVLGYEPRSAMVHRNDMVLRS; this is encoded by the coding sequence ATGGTGCAGGAATTAAAAAAACTCGATCAATATAAACGTATTGTTGTCAAAATCGGGTCAGCTCTCCTCGTTGATCGCAAGCACGGTCTTAAAGTCGAGTGGCTTGAAAGCCTGATTAATGATGTCGCTGCATTGGAGAAAAAAGGCGTAGAGATTCTTCTGGTTTCTTCCGGTGCTATTGCCTTGGGACGGACACTCTTGAAACTTCCGTCGGGTTCGCTCAAACTTGAACAAAGTCAGGCATGTGCGGCAATCGGCCAGATCGAACTTGCCAAAGCCTATGGGGCCCAATTGTTAAAACATGGCTTGATGACGGGCCAGATTCTCCTGACACTCGTCGATACGGAAGAGCGCCGCCATTATCTCAATGCAAGGGCAACAATCAATACATTACTTCATTTTGGCGCAGTTCCTGTCGTCAACGAGAACGATACGGTTGCAACCGGTGAAATCCGTTATGGCGATAATGATCGGCTGGCAGCACGCGTTGCAACAATGATGGGAGCAGATCTCCTCATTCTTTTATCCGATATTGATGGTCTTTATTCTGCACCGCCGCATCTTGACGATCATTCGCAATTCATCCCCTATATCCGTTCGATTAATCCCGCTATTGAAAAAATGGCGGGTGTTGCCGCTTCCGAATTATCACGGGGCGGAATGAAGACAAAACTTGAAGCAGGCAAAATTGCCAATCAATCCGGAACGGCAATGATTATCACTTCGGGTAAGCGCCTCCACCCACTAGCGGCTATTGATCAAGGTGAAAGGGCAAGCTTTTTTGCAGCGAGCGAAAAGCCTGTCAGTGCATGGAAAACATGGATTTCCGGCCAGCTTGACCCGTCCGGCACATTGACGATTGACGATGGGGCGGTTCATGCTTTGAAAAGAGGAAAGTCACTTCTTGCCGCCGGTGTTGTCGCCATTGAAGGGGATTTCCACCATGGTGATACGGTGGCGATTGTCGACAAGGACAACCTCGAAATAGCAAGAGGATTGGTCAGTTATGATCGCGATGAGGCCGATCGTATTATCGGATTGAAAAACTCCGAAATCGAAGCTGTTTTAGGTTATGAACCAAGATCTGCAATGGTTCATCGCAATGACATGGTTTTGCGGAGTTAG
- a CDS encoding nicotinate-nucleotide adenylyltransferase — MPHCESGNRIGLFGGSFNPPHEGHLLVAKIALRRLRLDELWWMVTPGNLLKDRSGLLPLHERMRLSAELVDDPRIKITGFEKKIKSYTSITTLTYILARHRNSRFVWVMGADSLATFHQWQEWKKIVSMIPIVIIDRPSASMSALSSPMAETFRKFRVKEYDVGALPYKKPPAWGYIHGRRSYASSTGLRQKTAK, encoded by the coding sequence ATGCCGCATTGCGAAAGCGGCAACCGGATAGGCCTTTTTGGCGGGTCGTTCAATCCGCCGCATGAAGGGCATCTACTGGTTGCAAAAATTGCGCTTCGTCGATTGAGACTTGATGAATTATGGTGGATGGTGACCCCCGGAAACCTGCTGAAAGATCGAAGCGGGCTTTTGCCACTTCATGAGAGAATGCGGTTAAGTGCCGAACTTGTTGACGACCCGCGCATAAAAATTACCGGCTTTGAAAAGAAAATCAAATCCTATACGTCAATCACAACGCTCACCTATATACTCGCTCGCCATCGCAACAGTCGATTCGTATGGGTGATGGGCGCCGATAGTCTTGCGACATTTCATCAATGGCAGGAATGGAAAAAGATCGTGTCCATGATCCCGATTGTTATTATTGACCGGCCATCTGCTTCAATGTCGGCACTTTCTTCTCCCATGGCGGAAACATTCCGGAAATTCCGTGTTAAAGAATATGATGTTGGTGCTTTGCCCTATAAAAAACCTCCCGCATGGGGATATATCCATGGCCGACGCTCTTATGCATCTTCTACGGGCTTGCGGCAGAAAACCGCAAAGTAA